One Vitis riparia cultivar Riparia Gloire de Montpellier isolate 1030 chromosome 4, EGFV_Vit.rip_1.0, whole genome shotgun sequence genomic window carries:
- the LOC117912189 gene encoding uncharacterized protein LOC117912189: MASLLHLRHPHSVFNLSSSSPTLLFHHSPHHIPLKPSHSTSITLKPFHFRPHTAPFALTDSDSPKSLSPNPETPQTLLQELADSFALPSDYFAQLPRDLRLDLNDAAFDLSSGPVIDECGQELGETLLNLSRAWEQADTSSSSTLVSKLPSLEGSLTDNAKTAFGKRLVSAGRRFQSMGQYGQGELQRIAKAMTTTGKLLCASSVSAETNVQPKEETRMLKFGELQVALTSDKANIGAAIGFVFGILSWQLSQGVQSIPESSLQYANDNALLLAKSLRGALLAICYSSTALSALATVGLILLARELKSGEK, translated from the exons ATGGCctctcttcttcatcttcgtCATCCACACTCTGTCTTTAATCTCTCTTCTTCCTCTCCCACTCTACTCTTTCACCACTCTCCTCATCACATCCCTCTTAAACCCTCTCACTCCACCTCTATCACCCTTAAACCCTTCCACTTCAGACCCCACACTGCCCCATTTGCTCTCACTGACTCTGACTCCCCCAAGTCCCTCAGCCCCAACCCCGAAACCCCGCAAACCCTTCTCCAAGAACTTGCT GATAGTTTTGCTCTTCCATCGGATTACTTTGCTCAACTTCCTCGTGATCTTCGTTTAGAT CTGAATGATGCGGCTTTTGATCTTTCAAGTGGGCCAGTGATTGATGAG TGTGGGCAAGAGCTGGGAGAGACTTTGTTAAATCTATCTCGAGCATGGGAACAAGCTGATACATCAAGTTCCAGTACTTTAGTGAGCAAGCTCCCTTCATTAGAAGGCTCTTTGACCGATAATGCCAAGACAG CATTTGGCAAGCGATTGGTATCTGCTGGAAGAAGATTTCAATCCATGGGGCAGTATGGTCAAGGTGAACTACAAAGG ATTGCAAAAGCAATGACTACGACTGGGAAGCTCCTGTGTGCAAGTTCAGTGTCTGCAGAGACCAATGTACAACCAAAAGAAGAAACTAGGATGCTGAAG TTTGGAGAACTTCAGGTTGCTTTAACATCTGATAAAGCCAACATTGGGGCTgcaattggttttgtttttgg GATACTCTCATGGCAACTAAGTCAGGGCGTCCAAAGCATACCTGAGAGCTCATTGCAGTATGCAAATGATAATGCTTTGCTTCTGGCTAAG TCTCTAAGGGGAGCTCTACTTGCAATTTGCTACTCATCAACAGCCTTGTCTGCCTTAGCTACTGTGGGGCTTATTTTGCTTGCAAGAGAGCTCAAGTCAGGGGAAAAATGA